GCGCATATACAGCTATGCACTTTTGCAATATTTTAAAGGTCAGCGAAATAGAAATAGTAAGAACAAAAGCTGGGCATTCACTTATTGAGATTTTCCCTCACTTGAATATTGAGCAAAGAAACGATATAGCGATAGAGCTCATACGTTCACTTGAGATGCAAGATTATAAATTTGCAAAGTTCATACCTCATTATCTAGGCGAAATCCTGCTTTACATCTCTCCTAAGGAGTTTGATGAGATATTAGATGATTTTGAAATGAATATTAAGACATCAGAATCAAACATAGTATTTCTTATCTTAAAAACCTTAGGAAGATATATCTCTTTATATAGTAGATATTACGAAAACTATCCTCAAGAAAGCAGGAATTACAAAAGCCTGTTTCGTATAGTTGGAATCCTCATGTGTGCTTTAGTCCACTATGAAAAGAAAGTGAGAAGAGCAGCTTTAGAAGTGATTTCAAAGGATATCTTCGATTGCCTTACTATAGATGAGGCCTTAAAAGCATCCATATTTAAAAAAATGGCTAAAAAAATGTTAACCCTGCTTCCTCCAAAAACAGACGATATCGGTCAGCTCAGCATAGGTTCAAGCATGAATAGAATTTATAGATATATCTGCGAGTACGAGCTTGAAAATGGAGCTGTGGAGTATGAAAACAAAAAAAACATTGCATTCTTCCCTGGAACCTTTGATCCATTTACCTTAGGTCATAAAAGCATCGCAAAAACTATTAGAGATATGGGGCTCGAAGTCTACCTTTCTGTAGATGAATTTTCGTGGTCAAAAAGAACTCAGCCTCACATGATAAGAAGAGAAATAGCCAGAATGGCTGTTGCTGATGAATTTGATATCTATCTTTATCCTAGTAGCATGCCTGTAAACATAGCTAATGACAAGGATGTAGACCACCTTGTAAATAATTTTCCTAATCGAGACGTACACATGGTCACTGGAAAGGATGTAATATACAACGCTTCAGCCTATAGAGGAGATTATAAAATCAGAGAGCTTCCTCATATAGTTTTCGAAAGAGAAGACATGCAGCTTCCTAAAGATGCAAATGAACAAGAGGATTTCAAGCAATATCTAAAGAAACCATATACCTATGTTCAGCTAGATGATGCATTTACTCATATTAGCTCAACTCTTATAAGAAGCTGTATAGACCAAGATAAAGATATTTCAAACATGGTAGACCCTCTTTGTGAAAAGTATATCTACGACAAAGGTCTGTATAAAAAAGAACCTCTATTTAAGTCTGATGCTAAAGAAATAAATAGAAGAGTTGAAATCTACAAGCATCCGCCTAAAACTATAATAGCCAAGCTAGCTCAGAGCTTTGCAGATGTAGATTTGGATAAGCTTTTTGCTTTCATAGATGATGAAAACACAAGATGTATAGCGCTTCTAAACGATCATTCTAGTGAAGTACTAGGTTTTTCAGTATTCAAGTGGCTTCCATCAACTAGCATATATTCAAGATTTGAAGATAAAACTGTATGTGACTTTATTAGAAATGTATATGTAGGTAGAATCGTGCACCTAGGCGGAATATTTGGAAATAAAGAAACAATGACTATACTATTTACAGAAACCCTGACATATTCACTAGGCAAGGACTACACCTTCATGATTTACTCAAATGAAACAATGTCTAGCGAAAATAAAGCTTTAGAAGAAATTATAACGCTTAGTGGCTTTACTCATATTCAGAGTCGAAAATCCATCTACTACGTCAATATGAGCAACCCGTGTACTTTAAACTTGGACCTTGAAAACTTTATTAAAGAGCCGTTTTTAAATAACGATAAAATACAGTCTACTATTGAAAGCACTAGAACAAATCTTCAGACTGCTATTGCAAAGCTCTATCCAGCAAATCTAATTATTCCTTTTGACAATAGGATGTTCAAGGAAAAATTAATTGCTAAAATTTGTGAGGAAAATCAAGTGCCACACACACCTACTGTACCAAGAAAATTAGGTGAAAAAATCTGTGTACCTTTTGGACACATACTTTCAAAGCTAATTATTCCTAATACCGTGTCAAAATCGCTTCACACAGAAAAAATATTCAACAAAGATTTGAGTGGCTTTACTGTTAGAGCCTATCCATTTTATCTATCTCTAGATAAACAGGTAAAAACCATCAAATCTTTTGCTAAAGAAGTAATCCTTGTGGATGATATTTTGAACAAAGGATATAGAATCAACGCTCTAGATCCAATACTAAAAAGACAGAATGTCAAAGTGTCTAAAGTAATTGTAGGCATATTAACAGGCAAAGGCAAAGAGCTTATGGAAATCCAAGGCAGAGATGTGGACAGTGCGTATTTTATTCCAAAATTAAACGTATGGTTTAACGAGGGAATCCTCTATCCGTTTATTAGCGGAGATGGAATTGAGGATGCTAACTTAATAGGTTCAATGATTCCATCTATTAACCTCATACTTCCATACACCTCTCCACACTATATTAAAGATACAAATGCTCATGATTTATATAACTTCTCTATGACTTGCCTTGAAAATGCTTATGCCATATTAAAGAGCTTAGAAGAAGTCTATGAAGAGCTGTTTGAGAGAAGACTCACAGTTTCTGCATTAAATGAGGTTTTGGTCTACCCTAGAGTAGTAGACTATGGCAACAACTTGGAGTATTCAAAAAATCAAACTCCGTCATCATATGTACTCGATGATATAGAAAGGCTTAAACGACTTAAAAAAATGATACTAAAGTAGGTGACCTATGAAATATTTCAAAACTAATAGCAAAGTGTTATGCATTCAAAATGAAGCCATAGAAAAAGCGTTTCAAAGCTTATTATCAGATTCTAATCTAATTGAATTTCAGAATATCGAGGAGTCTGATGACATCTATTATTTTACTATTCAGCCTAAAGGTGATTTTAGACGTTCATTCCTACTAGATAGCATAGGCTTAATGAATGCTGATAAAGAAGATATATCTCTTCTTTATCAGCAAGAAGCTGGTGATATTCAAAATAATATAGATCCAGATTTTCTGAGCTTAATAAAAGCTCAAAGAGTGATGAGCATTAATTTATCTCATCCAAATTGGAAAGATTGCTTAGGTAATAATCCTCTTCCAGCCTCTAAACCTATACACCTTAACATAGTAGGTCTAGGAGATGTAGGCGGAACGCTTCTTACAGGGCTGAAGCTTACAGGAGGTAACCATATCTCAACTATAGGCATCTACGATAAGGATGAAAACAAAATGCTTCGCTATGAACAAGAGATGGAGCAAATTCACTTTGACGGACTAAGTATGCCAAAGGTTATTCGCCTAGATGAAAATGACATCTTTGATTGTGATGTGCTCGCATTTACAGTAGCTACCTTTATTCCTCCAGTTGGCAGTGAAATAAAGGATGTACGAATGGCTCAGCTAGAACAAAACTCTAAGATACTAAAAATATATGCAAAAAAAGCTAGAGAAGCTAAGTTCAAAGGTCTTTTTGCCATTCTTTCTGACCCAGTAGACCAGCTATGCAGAGTTGCCTATGAACAAAGCAATACTGATGATTCTGGAACCAAAGATTACCTAGGTCTAGCAAGCGACCAAATCAAAGGGTATGGACTAGGAGTGATGCATGCAAGAGCAGTATATCACGCTAAAAGAAATCCTGCTTTAGCTTCGTATTTAGAAGAAGGAAGAGCCTATGGCCCTCACGGAAAAGGTCTAATCATAGCAAATAGCATAGATAATTACGATGAAGACTTAAGTGAGCAGCTTACTCAGCTTGCTCTGCACTCAAATTTAGATGTAAGAGCCACAGGCTTCAAGCCTTATATTGCACCTGCTCTGTCTTCAGGCTGTCTTAGCCTCCTAGCCACAATAAGAGGTGACTGGCATTATAGCTCAGTGTTTATAAACGGGAAATTCTTAGGCTGTAAAAATAGGCTTACTAAAAGCGGTGTCCAAATAGAAGCTTTAGCTTTGCCTGAAAAGCTAATAAACAAACTAGCTGTTACTTTTTCTGATTTATAATATAGACAACTGGTTAACCTAGGGGGAATAGAACAATGCTATATATATTTTCATCGGATTCACCTTCAATCCAGCTCTCAGAAATGATTAATGCTTTTTGTCATTCTTATTCTGACTTTAAATTTGTAGCTCTAGATAATCTTCCTTCACTAAAGCAACATGACAAAGTCCTATTTGCCTGGGAAGCTGATATCTGCGGTGTTGATACTAGTATTTTAAAGCTCATTCACAAAGCATATTTAAGCTCGCCTAAATTTTTTAGTGGCTGCAAAGGCTCTATCCTATGCTTTAGCAAGACGATTTTTTACACAAAATATTTTTCAAGCCATATAGCATTTTTGACAAACAACATGGGTCTAGAATTCATCGGAAAGCCTATGGTCGAAGCTATAGAAAGCTATAATAATTTCAAAAACAAACAAAGGCTGAACAATATATCTTTAAAACAGCTGTGCCTCGAAGAATGTATGAATCTAGGCAAAAGGCTAAAAAATGACAAGCATGAATTAAATCAAAACCCTAAAATAACTGCAGTTCATGCTAGTCACATAGATAGGTCAAACACCTATGCTCTTATGAAGCTGATATTAGATAACCTATCTATTGAAAAAAGCATATTTTCATTAGCTGAGGAAAGAATAATGGACTGCCGAGGCTGTGACTTTGAGCAGTGCATGAATTTTTCTAATCACGGCGTGTGCTATTATGAAGGTGACAAGCTAAAGGATATATTCAAATCTCTTGATTCATCACAGGCCCTAATTGTTGCCTGTCCAAACTACAACGACTCTATGCCAGCAAACTATTTCGCCATGATTAACAGGATGACCTATATTTATAGACAAAAGGATTTTTCTGATAAATACCTCTACGCTATTATCGTATCTGCAAACTCAGGTTTCGACATGGTTGCAGGGCAAATAATATCAGCTTTTTGCTTTAATAAAGGATTTAGGCTAGCTCCGAACTTTGCTCTTATGGAGCAAGCAAATGAACCTCTTTCAATATTAAACCTTCCTCATATAAACCAAAGTATGAGTAAGTACGCTAAGGATTTAGAACAAAAACTAAAAGAAAATTAATAGTCTTTTGTATTAACTCTAATCAAGATTTCAGTAGCCCTGTTATTTTTAACATAAAAATAAGCCTTGATTATCATCATAAAATGGAACCTATATAAATAGTCTTTTTCAAGTGTCTATTTTATAGGTTCCATTTCAAATCTTAATATGATGTATCTGGGCTTTTAATTGTAATAAATATTTTGTAATCAACAAGATTTCTAGAACTTATTTGCAAGCTTTGATTATAGTATTGTTTAATATTATTACTTGTTTTTTATTTATTTTTCTTACTTATCAAAAATAGTCCTACTACTATAAGAAGCGCACTAAATACCAATTTATCGTCGATATTTATAAAGCCAAGAAGCTTCTTGGCAAGATAGCCTCCTCCGATTATTATCAGTCCTATGCCTATAACCTTTGCACTTTTATCGCTTCTATCATTATTATAGTCTGGAGCTTTGTTATAGTTTGGCTCTGCTTTACTTGATGCTGTGTATTCATTACTTTGATTATAATCTACTTCTTCAGCTGGTATTTCTTCACCTTCGCCTTGAGGCTCTTTAGGATAACTAGGTGCATGATATGTTTGATTATGATAGGTTTCCATACCATATGGTCTTTGCGGAATAACAATCCATGCTATAATATATGCTAAAAAACCGAATCCTGAAAAAAATGAAACTGCCCAAATAATTCTTATGATAGTTGGGTCTATGTCTAGATACTCAGCTAGTCCAGCACATACTCCTCCTAATATTTTGTCTGAATTCGAACGATAAATCCTATTACCCATATAACTCATCTCCCGTTTTATATACGATTTAGTTTTATATATATTATACCAAAATTCAAGTTT
The sequence above is a segment of the Acetoanaerobium noterae genome. Coding sequences within it:
- a CDS encoding Rossmann-fold NAD(P)-binding domain-containing protein, encoding MKYFKTNSKVLCIQNEAIEKAFQSLLSDSNLIEFQNIEESDDIYYFTIQPKGDFRRSFLLDSIGLMNADKEDISLLYQQEAGDIQNNIDPDFLSLIKAQRVMSINLSHPNWKDCLGNNPLPASKPIHLNIVGLGDVGGTLLTGLKLTGGNHISTIGIYDKDENKMLRYEQEMEQIHFDGLSMPKVIRLDENDIFDCDVLAFTVATFIPPVGSEIKDVRMAQLEQNSKILKIYAKKAREAKFKGLFAILSDPVDQLCRVAYEQSNTDDSGTKDYLGLASDQIKGYGLGVMHARAVYHAKRNPALASYLEEGRAYGPHGKGLIIANSIDNYDEDLSEQLTQLALHSNLDVRATGFKPYIAPALSSGCLSLLATIRGDWHYSSVFINGKFLGCKNRLTKSGVQIEALALPEKLINKLAVTFSDL
- a CDS encoding PspC domain-containing protein; amino-acid sequence: MGNRIYRSNSDKILGGVCAGLAEYLDIDPTIIRIIWAVSFFSGFGFLAYIIAWIVIPQRPYGMETYHNQTYHAPSYPKEPQGEGEEIPAEEVDYNQSNEYTASSKAEPNYNKAPDYNNDRSDKSAKVIGIGLIIIGGGYLAKKLLGFINIDDKLVFSALLIVVGLFLISKKNK
- a CDS encoding flavodoxin family protein, whose product is MLYIFSSDSPSIQLSEMINAFCHSYSDFKFVALDNLPSLKQHDKVLFAWEADICGVDTSILKLIHKAYLSSPKFFSGCKGSILCFSKTIFYTKYFSSHIAFLTNNMGLEFIGKPMVEAIESYNNFKNKQRLNNISLKQLCLEECMNLGKRLKNDKHELNQNPKITAVHASHIDRSNTYALMKLILDNLSIEKSIFSLAEERIMDCRGCDFEQCMNFSNHGVCYYEGDKLKDIFKSLDSSQALIVACPNYNDSMPANYFAMINRMTYIYRQKDFSDKYLYAIIVSANSGFDMVAGQIISAFCFNKGFRLAPNFALMEQANEPLSILNLPHINQSMSKYAKDLEQKLKEN
- a CDS encoding nicotinate-nicotinamide nucleotide adenylyltransferase, translating into MKSLLNKIKGLIYSQDVISLLDSHHEILKTIAQSEEYKTTLIEMEKNLEFSYSKLKNLFTPLLNSYNYPESSNFEKDLYEYVLALSFPDKFSYDSKFLNLYKFFMLILRELYSQEKDLDAESNLSKYKVELLDEDEFSHYESSAEYSTFIQSYYNLYIYEAMRLGLEFKGFNTIDHVIMIHHLATFIGKQMTSKHVEIDLGKVSAASMGHDIGKFGCIGDEVSRVPYLHYYYTDKWFKDNAMPMIGHIATNHSVWDIELENLPIESLVLIYSDFRVKNDAKGKMNIFSLDESFDVILEKLDNVDEQKTIRYKRAYGKLKDFENYLLSLNIDILDESKPKISAKPKPYALLFDQEITDNLKFYSISKNITIMHLLRSEASLTHLLEYARTERNPLRLREYIDVFKEYSTHLSQKQKLLMMKFLFDMTVHHEEDIRIESATFLGKLISNFDEEYRKELPKNAVIDNPETNALELFSQYATKMIEPNIKTIPIHKKWLGLSFAYFIKTVSIYIPDGLRTDFENSCAKLLTNHAGEENQIKYLLLALISIELRNENTLNDALFLALHSIKSENEDIKALALLLLIGYRHKITKDSVLYSTIEESLQNNIGNLDNISFNYLSLELSKALGIRDLEYLYEQAMQSTKSRLSEIFLNNLKSATSFIQKIVHIDILKKNALENINYMGAYTAMHFCNILKVSEIEIVRTKAGHSLIEIFPHLNIEQRNDIAIELIRSLEMQDYKFAKFIPHYLGEILLYISPKEFDEILDDFEMNIKTSESNIVFLILKTLGRYISLYSRYYENYPQESRNYKSLFRIVGILMCALVHYEKKVRRAALEVISKDIFDCLTIDEALKASIFKKMAKKMLTLLPPKTDDIGQLSIGSSMNRIYRYICEYELENGAVEYENKKNIAFFPGTFDPFTLGHKSIAKTIRDMGLEVYLSVDEFSWSKRTQPHMIRREIARMAVADEFDIYLYPSSMPVNIANDKDVDHLVNNFPNRDVHMVTGKDVIYNASAYRGDYKIRELPHIVFEREDMQLPKDANEQEDFKQYLKKPYTYVQLDDAFTHISSTLIRSCIDQDKDISNMVDPLCEKYIYDKGLYKKEPLFKSDAKEINRRVEIYKHPPKTIIAKLAQSFADVDLDKLFAFIDDENTRCIALLNDHSSEVLGFSVFKWLPSTSIYSRFEDKTVCDFIRNVYVGRIVHLGGIFGNKETMTILFTETLTYSLGKDYTFMIYSNETMSSENKALEEIITLSGFTHIQSRKSIYYVNMSNPCTLNLDLENFIKEPFLNNDKIQSTIESTRTNLQTAIAKLYPANLIIPFDNRMFKEKLIAKICEENQVPHTPTVPRKLGEKICVPFGHILSKLIIPNTVSKSLHTEKIFNKDLSGFTVRAYPFYLSLDKQVKTIKSFAKEVILVDDILNKGYRINALDPILKRQNVKVSKVIVGILTGKGKELMEIQGRDVDSAYFIPKLNVWFNEGILYPFISGDGIEDANLIGSMIPSINLILPYTSPHYIKDTNAHDLYNFSMTCLENAYAILKSLEEVYEELFERRLTVSALNEVLVYPRVVDYGNNLEYSKNQTPSSYVLDDIERLKRLKKMILK